The region TGCAGGGCTCAAAACACAAATCCTGTGACATTCCCTGCAGGACCCTGCGTTACCCCAACCCCGAGCAGACCACAGTGATTTCAAAACTTAACACTTACAAAGTCACCGCCCTCTGTGGGAATAAGGACATTCATCTCTGATGACTTGGCACTGACGATTTCGCAGTCTAGGGAGCTCTTGCTCAGATAGACGTGGCAACCGTCTGTTTTGTTGATGGAAATCGTTGGCACTTTACCCATTACCTAGCAGGGTAGTCAGAGCAGCAGTTAGAGGAGCATTAGCTTGAACTGGGCCAccacaacatttttcttttgcgCTTGCCTTCAAGGCGTTTGACTCCAGTACCCCCACCACAGACACACTGGATTCAAGTACTCCGACCTTTGGCAAAAATCCAGAGCTATTTCTTGTTTTGATCTCTTCAGCACAAAACTACAGCGCATGCTGGGCAAGGTGACCATCCCAAATCAGAGATCAAAACTGGAATCAGAGTAGATTCTACTGCTGGCCTCCTACTTCGGCAGTCACCCTGCGCTGCCCGCCTCACAGAGGCTAATCTGTTATCTAGAGCCCTGAAGCAGCTCAGTGAGGCAAATTTCAGCCCTTTCCTAAGGCCTGGGCAGGGTGAGCTGCAGAGCAGTAGGACAGATGGTGTTTCGTGAATGTTCTCTACAGATGCACATTCCTgttctggaaataaaactgcTCAAAGCAGCAGATGCTACAGGTGCCCTGCTGTCGTACTCCAGACAGAGAACAGGTCGCAGACACTCACCTGAACTTTAACGTCCCTGCTGTTTATGATCTCTACGATGCCCACCACATCATCGAACACCAGCCCTAGCTTCTTACAGttatctgcaaagaaaaagatagaATAGCTTGCAGAAAGGTTTTGGAGATTCAGCCTTCTGCAAAGAGACCAGCACGCAGAAGTAGTTTTCAGGGTCTCTCCACTTACCGAGGGTGATGGAGTTGATCTTGCCTTTGATTTGGAGTGTACTATTTGTGCACTTGAAAACATATGCTACCTGCTTCAACTCTGTGTCACTGATTACCAGGTTAGTGGCATTCTCCTGGTTTTCCtgaaaaggcagggaaaacGCACTTTATTTTTGGAACGCAGACCAATTAATCCATGTGAACAGCAGGGCAGTGCAGCCCCTCTAAAAGCAAACTGCATGTACCTTCAGGCTGCTGCCTGTTATAAGAAATATCTTCAGGAGACCCTCCTTCCTGGCTGCAAAGCTCCCATCCCTCCAACCCACCCACAGCGACACCAGGCACTCACCACTCTCCACTTTTTGCCCTCTAATTCTAGCAACGCAGGTGCCTTTGGAGAGGTTTTTTGGGAGGGATTAGCATTACAGGCTGGTTTGGGAGCAGTGAAAGGTTTGGGTCCACTTCTCACAGGACCCCCTTGGTTCTTCAGTGCAGGATTCTTGTGAGTCTTCATGTCATCTGAAACATGTCTTAAGCCTGCAAGAAATGTCGAACCTGAGATCCAGCTGTCCTCCAAGAATGCAGTTTCACAAACACCAGACATCAGTGATTACAACAGTTATCATAATAAcacttttcaaaatgcagataAATTGAGACTGCGCCTAAGCTGAGTCCAAGCATGAGTGACAGCAAGTGAAAGAGGGAGCAAGAAACACTGATGCAATATTGACGAGAACACAAGATGTACTGTAGAACCAGAAGGCATCAactcttctgctctgcagctggagaaagccTTGAGCCAAGCATCTCGCCTTTGCTTCATGTCTGTCCTGATACACTCACCAGGTAACACAAAAAAGGGGTAAGTTTTGCGCAAGCATGAATAGGTGCCAAATTGCACCTTTTGTACTGGAGACGGGCACGCAACCAAAGGGCTCACTCTCTCCACTCCAGCTAGAGATTTATCTCTTGCTACACTTGACAGATGAGGCTGAGAATTTAACTCAGATGTGGTCCCTTTGTCCCTGTGAACTGCCTCAGGGCTGCTTCTGGCTCCCAGCCTCACACTCAGACCAGATGGTCTTTTGTTACTGCAAGCCTACTTTCTAATCAGGTGTATCGAgggacagcagcaaaacaaggaTTCACCACACAACAGTACTCTTGCTCGAGGCTGCCCTCCCTCCACTAGCTACTTCCACCTACCAGAGGTGATGCCTTCTCCCCGATTGATCTGGGCGAAGAGCGCGGAGCGGGAGGCAGTCTCGTCTGTGCTGGAGCACGTGGGGGCAGgagcaggtgggggaggggggcctGGTGGGGGAGgtgcagccccagctggggTAGATGGTAATTTAGCCCCTTCTGTTGCTACAGGACCCTGTAAGAGGCCAGCAAGAGGAAAGGTAATTGCACAAGCTCCATATCTGCTGCAATAATTATGCAATACTCATCTAAGAGGCTCCTGCAGATGCAGCCAGCACTTACTGTTTTGCTCCAAGTCAGCCCTGTGGTGTGATATTCTTTGATATAGGCCTGCAGCTCTGTCCAGATACTCAGATAAGCTTTCACCCAGTCCACTTGCTTTTTATCTCTGAGGACACAAGGATATATGGAGGAGTGATCAGGTGCATTTGCCATTGGAAACCAAGGACTAAACCAGTTCTTTATATCTCTCCACCTCTCAGCCTACAGGCGAGAGGCAGCTGGACCAGCACAGCAGCCTCACACCTCCAGCACTGCGTTCTAGCGTCAGTATTACTCTTGCACCTTCAGACAGAAGGGCACAGGCCTGCTCTGCACTGTAACCTATTTTAATTGAGGACTCTGGTACTTCCAACAAGACCCATTCCCAAGACCCAACTTGCTGCCCTGGGAAACAGCTCAGCCACCAGATGACGCTGAGGCAAGACCAGCAATACACTTGCTACCAGAGATTCCAGCTGCAACATGAATGCAAGGAATCTTGTCCCTGAGGATCAGGAAAGAATAGCTAACTGAGGCTTTATAAATACActctgcctttaaaaagaagaatgaattaAAGACCAAGGCAGCTGTGGTTAGATACTGGAGTAGCCCCTACACACCCAGTTAGCTGCATTCAATGACATCTTTGAGAGGTGAACTTACACATCCTTGTACTCCTTGAGGATCCGGTTGGTATAAAACATGGCAGCATCGGTCATTTCCTTCACATAAGGACCAGGCTTTGGAGCCTAGAGAAGAACGAACACATTGGGAATGAAGAGCTGTCCAGGGAGCCAGACTTCTCCCACCAGCCCAAGGAAACCACTTCCTGCTGGAGTTCTTACCATGGccacccagcccagggctgggatgCTCTCGCTGACGGCTGATAAGTGATTGAATAGTTTGCTACCACGGTTCTTCTCCCTGAAATTCTGCACCACCTGGATTTGCTCTGAAATTGGTTTCAGAAGCAATGAGAACGCATTCTGCAGGACAAGAGGGAAAACAACAATTAAGAACATTATTGCTCTGAAATGGCTGCACATAGTCattggcagctctgctgagatgATGGTCCCTCAGAGGAAGACTCCAACTGGCAGAAGTTACTGCTACAGCTCCTGTCCAGGCCTGGCCCTCCCTGCAAGCCGAGCTTGGTcccacagcccagctcctcCGGGGCTGAAGTCATAGCTCCCAACCAGATTGGTACTATGGGAGTACGCCAAGAACTGTGACTCATGTTCAATCCAAGAGACACTGACAAAGCTAGTTAGTAACGAGGACAGAAATAGCATTTGCCTTTCCTGAATTCTTTTGTTCCAAGACAGtttgtcaaatattttcctctcctttacAAACCCTCAGAGAAAGGGGGTGCTATGCAGAGTTTTGCAGTTTGGGATCTACAGCCTGCATTACAGTTGGAGTTGCAGCAGATTCTCAACTCACCTTATCAAGCTGGACTTCAGGATCCAAGTTACTTCTCAGGTCAATCCAAGCCTTTACTGTTCAGTTAATAAAAATTGTTTGTGCGTGTTGTTCACTTGGAATGCTGACTGCAACTGCTCAGAAATCTTCTGAGGTCAGAGCAGCCAATTACACACGTCCAGAGATGCCTCTTGGgcaacttttctttcctctaagACCAGAAATTCTCCTGCTTGTGGCAGCAGCAAGGGACAAATTTGGGCAAAACTTGCTTTTCAAAGCCTTGGCTTTTCCATTTGCTGTCCCCTTCCTCTGTTTAGATGAGAACAGAGAGGTTCCAAGGACCACTGGCTAGGCTACGCTTTTCAGAAGCTCCAGCCTAGTGCCACTGTCGAGTAACAGGAGGGGGAAATTCTTTGCCACAAGCAATAAGAGTTCATGCATTCTGCATTTTAAACTGACCACTCGAGAACTCACTAGACTCCTAACAAGGCAACCTGCACAAAGACCTACACTAGATGAAGGTGGTTGTTTGTTCCTAATCCTTCATTTAAATAACGTGACAGTGGAATTTGTAAGCAGATTCTCTGACTAGAGGCTATGCAGAGCAGCATTCCAGCAAGCCTGGTGAAAGATAAACAACCTTCCAGTGCTCAGTTTGGGGAAAAAGATGCAGATATATTTTGCAGTGGAAAGTAAAGTAGCACAGAAATCCAGCTACAACAAGGTAACGGTAAAAGCCATGAATAAGCCCGATaataactgcaaagaaaaacaaggtgGAATCCTGTTGCTCAGGAAAAAACAGTTCTCAGCAGGGCAAAGCCAATGCATTCAGGATCAGATTCTCAGTCACGCATCCTGCTGAGAAGCGGAAACCTAGGGTAAAGTGTTAAATTACTTGAGAAGGACAAATCAATCCTAAAAGCCTAGCTATTATTCAGAGACCATTCAAGAGAGACAAGTGCCTGTTATACTTCAGAAGGAGTTTAATGCCTGGAAGTCTATAAGCATCACATAATGAAAAGCACCCTTTACACAAATCCCACTGTGGCTCCTGCCTCAGACAAGTTCCTGTCTGCAGGTTGCATCTGAGGGAACAGTGATTGTGCAGTGTTGGTGCAAGGTGAAACTCAAGACAGATGCCCTAAGATGACACTCACAAGCTGTTCTGACAGTGACAGAAAACTTGTTGTTCTAATGACTAGAAAACACCCGTTTTCCAGCTCTAAGAATCAGACTCTGGAATTCTGCCCAGTGTTGGGTGAGCACCCGGAACAGTTCATGCTTTCAGCAAGTGCCACCTCAGGGACGCAAGTGTCTCTAGTCCTCTGGTTCCTCTTTTGGAGCAACCGTAACGGCCCAGACTTCCCTAGAGTGGCAGCCATCCCCAGCTCTGAGGTAAGAACATACAAGGATTCCGATGATGGATTTCCCAGACTTACCTCTGCTGGCTGCTGATGTTGAGATGCCACCACCAGAAGAGCCCTCTCGCTCATCAAGCCCACATGAACCATCTCAGCCTAAGAATAGAGAGAAACATGAGAGCGCTTTCCTCGTGCTCAGTGTAATGCTAATAGTCAAACTCCCGCTACTCAGTTTCTAGTCTGTAAGAAAGCAGCTATGCGATCTCAACGCCTGTATTCTCGGAGACACCCATCCTCAGAGAAAACTTACAGAGTATAACAGCTCTTGGGCTGGGTAGTTTACAGGCCACCTAAGGGCACACTCCAAAGTCCGCAAAGAGAGCTGAGCGCCTAACTAACAAAGATTTCAAGAAGGAGGTTTGATTCGCAGCGTGTGTAGGTGGCAATTTGCTGGAGGTTATCTGGGCATCTGCATCTATTTTGAATCCTCGAGGATGATAAACATCCTAGCATACAGCACTAAAGGAATGCAAACACTGACAGCAAACTTGGCCCTTAACAGCCCTGAAAAACAAGCAGCATCTATTTAGAGCGGAGGGAGAACGTGAGTCCTTACATGTTTCTGCACATCCCCGCCAACTTCTTTGCTGATCTTGATGTATTCTGCTACTGGGCCAGCCAGAAGGGCATCGAAAGCCTGCACGTACTGAGCCActcctgcagagaaggaagtaGAGCACAGGTATCACCGAGAGGCACCAGGTGAACTCCTGGCCTGGGAGCACTCACACAGGCGCACCGTGCTCCGGGGCCGCACCTCCCACCCAGATCACACAGTCTGAACGCAGGAGGCTCAGCCCAAAGCACGCAGCTGAACACAGACGAGGGAAGCGCTGCACCCACAGGAAGTCCTTATCTTAGCAGGACCGTAACCACAGGCCTCTCTGCATTTGCACAGTATCTGCTGCAAAACTCACTTCCCCTCTGCACACAGCCAGTTCATCTAACAGCCCTTTGTGTGCCCTGCATGAGCGCTGCCCGCTCTGCAACAGCTACTGCTAACGTCCAACACTGCCGCACCGCCCGGCCGGTGCCTCAGCACAGGGACTCCCGTGGGGCAGCGCTGCTGGGGAGGTGCTCTTGGCCTTACCTTTGGAAGAGCCATCTCCACACATGCCAGGTCCTTGGCACACCGTCTCCAGACGCTCCACAGCCTTCTCCAACCGTTCAACCAGTCTTTCCATATCTACCGCTGTCCACAACCTGCACAGGCACAATACCATTATTCGCATCCTCTGACAGTATGAAACTCATATACCAAATATAGAAGAGGGTTTATCAGCTGTCTCATATGAGCTCTACCAGTTCCAGAAGAATAATTTCTGCCTAGCTCTGCACCCTGATGATGGGCAGCAGGGTACCCTCACATTAGCAGGGACATTCGGGTTGTGCAACAGCCATGCACACAGCCACTTTCTATTGCCACAGTCACTCCTCAATGGCCACGTAGTCTTCTTCCATTGTAAGGACTTCTTACGCATGTAAAGATACTAAAACTTATATCTTCTAACCTTGTGTTGACATCACTCAATATGACAAAGGCCTGCACAGAATCTCACTGCAGTCAGTCCTTTGCCAAAGTCCCAGCTGTGACCATGCAGCAAATCGAGTACGAGTGTTTCACCGGGAGTTCACGCACTTCAGGTTAGAACTAATGTTTTGATTCTGCAAATGCATCCACAGGGACCTCCCTGAGTCCTGAATTCCTCCAAGGAACATCTACAACTCCAGTATCGCTACAGTACAGAGCATCAGCGTTTAAAAACGAGCCACCCTGGCACACGCTAAGAGGAGCAGCTGCACAAGCTAAGAAGGCATAGCTGCTTCCACAACAATGTGCCCCTGTTCATACTCTCCCTCTGCAGGCTTTGGTATCTGAACTGCAGAATTTACTTCACGAGCACTGCACAGGAAAGCGATTTAGGCACATAAGTCATTTAAAGCATCTCATCTGGAAAAGTCTTAAGTGTCATATAAACTTTCCATTAATTATGGCTTTGCAGAGACTCTGCACCAAGCAGCAAGACAAGTCACGCTCCAAGCACACTAATGCACAGGGAATGCAGGGAGGGAGTAGCAACTCACCAATCAcatttttcttatctttcttATCTCATCACCACTCACAAAGATTTTACAAAATGAATCACAGTTATGGCCTGGACTCAGCTTCCTTCTTATTGCAACAGCCTGCGAGAGCTTAAAGCCCTGCCTGAAGGAGAACGTCCTTCCCAACATACCCAAAAAGGAAGGCAGGGTTTACCCAGCTGCGTTGATGAACTGATACTAGATCTTCCTCAGAAAGAAAGCCTGAAGTTCTAACtatggttttgcttttactcACCCTCTACTCAGCCCTGCTGCAATTGCACATTTGCACCCAATTTCCAGAGGATGTGGGGCAGATCCAGCATTAGTCACGAGCAGCACTGATGTCACAAGACAAACAAGGCTGTTTTCCACCCCTCTTTTGCCTGCTTGCAtcaggagaagcagcactgacgtagggggcaggggagaggagacCCTCCTTCCAAGAGGAAGAGAACTGTTTCCTCCCCTGTGCAAGAGTGAGCCAGAGGAGATACTGTGCATAAAACTGGACAGCAGTAACTGGATGGCTTCCAGATACAAAAAAAGTACAGAGAGGCTGAAACTTGTGGGCGGTCACCCATATAATCAACAGTAatgaataccttttttttttattctgtacaATGTAGAAATCCCGACCACAGAATCGTCAGCGCTCTGCTGCAGCCGAGGACGACGCATCCAGAATGGGGTTCACGTCTTCAAGTGGGAGCGCAGCcaagagcagggctctgcctccccCGCTCTCAGCACACCAGAAGaagggtgggggtttttttcccccccaaaaaagagcCACCTGTTAAGGAAATTCTCCTGTGCTTTGAGAGTGCAGCGAGACAGAAGGGTGTAACGTAGGGGTTTCGGGAAGGACACCAGGGTTGCGGAGCGCTGGGCAGAcaaagctgctgttctgcacCACTGATCCCCACCACATTCCGTGCAGGGCTCTAATCTGATCAGCTCCATTACCGAGTCGCAAACTGCATTTCAAATCAGGATTACAAACCAGAAAGTCCAGATGGAAAGCTGCTTCCGACCCCCAGGAATAAAACATGCTGTCGTGAGGAGTGTATCTCATGAAGTCTAGATATGCTGTCGGGAGTAACGTCCTTTAACAAGACAGCATTCCCTGAGATTCAGATTCCTtccagcctccttgctgcttGACACGTCCTTCCCAGGCCTCGCTGGGTTTCCTTGACAGAAGCCATAAACTCACAATGCTCGATATCAGCTCTGTAAACCCAGCACTATCTGGCAGATGGTGaactcattttaatttctgtttaatgGGCATCATTAGGACAACTCACAAGATAAGTCACTTGATAAATTGGCAGCAAAATCAGAACTAAGTGCAGGCAGCACAAAGTCCTAGAGCAGGCAGCTATATGTCAGTCACTCCTCGCTAAAGCCATCTTGACTGACCCTTACTGTGCTTTTTGCCCTGTGCATACAGCTCTTTCTGCTGTCGACATACCCATccagaatgaaataaaactatttaGTTGTACAGACCAGAACCTAACTAACACCAACAGCCAGAGTCTGCAGTCCAGAGAGATGGACGTTTAGTgaggaaaaacccaaaaagatCATGAAGTATTCCTGCTTGGGCTACGTCTAAACAGTGTTTTGCCTATTGATCGCTCTGAATGCAAAATGATTTGTCGTTAAGTGACAAACCAACTTCACAGATCTCAGTAATAAAATGGGATCTCATTCGCCTTCTTTAAAGAGGAAGTGGAGACATGCAGATCATTCAAGAGTTGTTTTTGTTCAGTGCGTCGTCCCGTGCTGAGGAGGAACGAGGAAGACTTTCAAGCTACACTGTGCAGCAGGGGGTCCAGCTGACAGAAGTGGAGCTGAGATTAAGCTCTCCCTTTTGGGACTATAATGCAGGATTTAAATCTAGATCTCGTTTAAATTCAATTGAACTTTGATTACCAATGGAGCGGAAGCGACGGACTCGCAGCAAACACACATTTCACCCTGGGCCAGAAAGTCCATTCATTTTCATAGCACATTTGGTTAGTCTATTAACTAGCCTTTATTTCCATCAAAGCTTGGGAATATGGTTTTGGACACACTGTACAGCAAGGAGGCTTTCATCTACAACTAGACCGGTTTGATATACTGATCAGagcaagaaagagaagggattttatttgcaaaaatgcTGGCTATCCCAAAGCCAGCCCTGTACAGCACCACAGTCAGAGGAGTTTCCTGTTTGGAGAATATCAAGGAGTCGGCACGTCCTAGCCAAAGGCCGGTTCTCAGACCAGTGAGCAAGTTCTCATACAAACAGCataaataaaattcttccaGTTGCCTGAGAGAGCAACTAACCCAAGTCCTCACTCAGACATTCTGGAGGACGCAAATGTTAAGTCTTATAGCCAAAGCAAGTCAAATGTACACCTCTGTTCAGATTCAGCTTTCGTGAAGCCCGACAAGCTGCTGTCAGCAACATGAAATTTGCATCAGCTACTTCCTGTTTCCACAGCCTAAAGGAATAAAGATGGGACAACTAAATTAAGAACATCCCACAGTTTATTTCTGAGCTGACACTGGAATATCTCAGGGGATCCGCTACCAGATGATTTCCAACATTTATAACTTCCAAAAGCCCAAagtttgttttgtgtatttttttttaaactcaagtTTAACTTAGCTCAAGTAAGGAACTATGTGAAGCAAGACAGGACTCAAATGACTGAATTTAGTCAGTTGTCAGGACCAGCCATGAACACAAGACAGCTATTGCTAGTCGCAGCAGCTGCCAAGACAGAGATCTCTGCTGCTTATAGTACAACAATACTTGTTGACATTGCTCCAGAACCCATGGCGTCTACTTCTGGTATTTCAGATCTACTTTATTTAGAAAACCAAAAgcacttaaaaggaaaaaaaataaagaaaaaaatccatctggACCCTATTTAAGCTCTCTCAAATAACAAATCCTACtgaaatcattaaaaatgttatttagcATTACTCAAACATTAAGACTGTTAAAGCGTCTCTTCACTCCACACTAGAGCAAGTGCAAGAACTCCCTTTTCATCACAATTACATGAAATAAGAGATTTGCACTTGC is a window of Phalacrocorax aristotelis chromosome 20, bGulAri2.1, whole genome shotgun sequence DNA encoding:
- the CAP1 gene encoding adenylyl cyclase-associated protein 1 isoform X2, whose translation is MERLVERLEKAVERLETVCQGPGMCGDGSSKGVAQYVQAFDALLAGPVAEYIKISKEVGGDVQKHAEMVHVGLMSERALLVVASQHQQPAENAFSLLLKPISEQIQVVQNFREKNRGSKLFNHLSAVSESIPALGWVAMAPKPGPYVKEMTDAAMFYTNRILKEYKDVDKKQVDWVKAYLSIWTELQAYIKEYHTTGLTWSKTGPVATEGAKLPSTPAGAAPPPPGPPPPPAPAPTCSSTDETASRSALFAQINRGEGITSGLRHVSDDMKTHKNPALKNQGGPVRSGPKPFTAPKPACNANPSQKTSPKAPALLELEGKKWRVENQENATNLVISDTELKQVAYVFKCTNSTLQIKGKINSITLDNCKKLGLVFDDVVGIVEIINSRDVKVQVMGKVPTISINKTDGCHVYLSKSSLDCEIVSAKSSEMNVLIPTEGGDFTEFPVPEQFKTVWNGQKLVTTVTEIAG
- the CAP1 gene encoding adenylyl cyclase-associated protein 1 isoform X1, yielding MQAGKRGVENSLVCLVTSVLLVTNAGSAPHPLEIGCKCAIAAGLSRGLWTAVDMERLVERLEKAVERLETVCQGPGMCGDGSSKGVAQYVQAFDALLAGPVAEYIKISKEVGGDVQKHAEMVHVGLMSERALLVVASQHQQPAENAFSLLLKPISEQIQVVQNFREKNRGSKLFNHLSAVSESIPALGWVAMAPKPGPYVKEMTDAAMFYTNRILKEYKDVDKKQVDWVKAYLSIWTELQAYIKEYHTTGLTWSKTGPVATEGAKLPSTPAGAAPPPPGPPPPPAPAPTCSSTDETASRSALFAQINRGEGITSGLRHVSDDMKTHKNPALKNQGGPVRSGPKPFTAPKPACNANPSQKTSPKAPALLELEGKKWRVENQENATNLVISDTELKQVAYVFKCTNSTLQIKGKINSITLDNCKKLGLVFDDVVGIVEIINSRDVKVQVMGKVPTISINKTDGCHVYLSKSSLDCEIVSAKSSEMNVLIPTEGGDFTEFPVPEQFKTVWNGQKLVTTVTEIAG